TTGGAGTCTCACGGAGTTCACCGCTCCCGGCCCGTATTACGGACAGATGAATCCTGACTTCGGGTTTATCCAACTCGATGCGTGTGAGCTGCCGCCGCTGAAGCTTTCAACGGAGGGCGATGCCTTGCAAGTGGGAATGCCGGTTGCGACGGCCGGTTATCCCCTTGGAACATCCGCAATCACGGTTTTTGGGCAGGTCAATCAGGCGATGCCATTTCTCCGGCACGGGATCGTGAGCAGCATGTTCCCGTTTCCGACCAAGCATCCTCACGGTTTCACTATCGATGTGATGTCCCAGCACGGAGCGAGCGGTTCTCCCATCTTTCGAACAGATACTCCGGAGGTCGTGGGAATCCTGTACGGCGGTTTGCCGAACCATAAGGGTGAGTCGACGAACATTACTCTCGGTGTTCCTTCGGAGATTCTGGCGTTCGGTCTCGACGCGCTATTCAAAAGTCAGAAGATCGAATTCGAGGGAGTGCCTACGTTCGCGCAGGTGTTCAAGGATGCGGATAAGTCGGGCGATTTGAAGTGGGAAACGATCACGGTAAAGAGGGAAATTCCGAAGGCGGGAACGTAAAGAAAATCCCTGCGTGCGCAGGGATTCGGGGCATTACCCCAAGAGTGATTGA
This portion of the Bdellovibrionota bacterium genome encodes:
- a CDS encoding serine protease, whose protein sequence is MSLVETFEVISPSIVALASRLVPKIEGVNPVFPWIIGTGFVVDSRGIIATNDHVIQELVKLPKHPTKGPAAMALVPVRTKDERGDAMGYVMTEIRAHWSLTEFTAPGPYYGQMNPDFGFIQLDACELPPLKLSTEGDALQVGMPVATAGYPLGTSAITVFGQVNQAMPFLRHGIVSSMFPFPTKHPHGFTIDVMSQHGASGSPIFRTDTPEVVGILYGGLPNHKGESTNITLGVPSEILAFGLDALFKSQKIEFEGVPTFAQVFKDADKSGDLKWETITVKREIPKAGT